A window of bacterium genomic DNA:
TTCTGTCTGGCTTCCGGCAACAAGGCCTATCTAAGCCAATACATCGGCGAGATGGATAACCTGGCCACCCTGGAATTTTTCAAAGAGGCGGTTGAAAAATACCAGAAGTGGTTCCGGATAAAGCCGGAGGTCATTGTCCACGACCTGCACCCTGACTATCTTACCACCAGATGGGCCAAGGAACAGACTGGCGTGGCTCTGAACACGGTACAGCATCACCAAGCCCATATCCTAAGCACCCTGGCCGATAACGGCAAAATGGTCCCGGCCATCGGAGTGGCCTTCGACGGCACCGGCTACGGCGGAGACGGCAATATCTGGGGCGGGGAGTTCTTCCTGTTCGACGGCAAAACGATGGACAGGGCCGGGCACCTGGAATACCTGCCCCTGCCGGGAGGCGAAACCTCCATCAAAAAGCCCTACCGGATAGCCGCCGCCTACGGCAAGTATCTTTTGAATGAACTGCCGGCGCCGGTGTTCCCCAAGCAATACCAGCCAGAACTGGAACTGATATCCAAACAATTGGACAGCAAATTCAACCTGGCCTGGACCTCCAGCCTAGGGCGCCTGTTCGACGCGGTCAGCGCATTGCTGGGGGTATGTCCCGCCATTACCTTTGAGGCCCAGGCGGCCATCGCGCTGGAGAATTGCGTTGATCCCGGCACCACCGGCAGATACGATCATCAGATAATTCAATCAGACGGACAGTCAATAGTCCGGTTAAAAGAGATGTGGCGGCAGTTGAACGACGACGTTAAAAAAGGCGTGGCACCGGGCGTTTGTTCGGCCAAATTCCACAATACAATCGTTGACTTTACCCTGGCAATGTGCGATAATTTAAAGCTACGATCAGGGATAAAAACCGTGGCACTTTCCGGGGGCGTGTTCCAAAACAGAACTCTGTTGGACCGTGTCCGGCAGGGATTGTTGCAAAAAGATTACCAGGTACTGATCCACAAACAGGTACCGTCGAATGACGGCGGAATAGCCCTGGGACAATTGGTGTCAAGCATTTTAGGGAAGTAAGAAGATGTGTTTAGCCATACCAGCCAAGATCGAGACCATCGAGGGGAACAAGGCCGAAGTGGACATCCGGGGCCTTAAACGCAGCATCGGACTGCATATGATGCCCGACGCCAAGGTGGGGGAGTTCGTGCTGATCCACGCCGGCTTTGCCATCCAGCGGATAGATCCCAAAGAGGCCGAGGAAACATACCGTTTGCTGGAAGAGACCGGCATCACCATCACCTGACGGCCAGCCAGCATGATCGATCTTGATAAATTCCGCGACCCGGTGGTGGCCGCAAAACTGGTCAAAAGGATAGAGGGCCTGTGCGACGGCCCTTATTCCTTCATGGAGGTCTGCGGCAGCCACACCATGGCCATCTCTCAGTTCGGCATCCGGGGGCTGATCCCGAAGTCAATAAAACTTTTATCCGGGCCGGGCTGCCCGGTCTGCGTCACTTCGCTGACCGACATCGATAAAACGATCGCCATTGCCGGGCTGAAGGAAGTCATCTTTACCACCTTCGGCGACATGGTCCGCGTTCCCGGTTCGCACAGCAGCCTGCGGGAGGCCAAGTCCCAGGGGGCCGATGTCAGGATACTGTACTCTCCGCTGGATGCCCTGCAGATCGCAGCCGAGAACCCGCAGAAGCAGGTGGTCTTTGCCGGAGTGGGTTTTGAGACAACCTCGCCCACCATCATCGCCACGGTGCTGGAGGCCAAAGAGAAGGGCATCGGCAATTTCTCGGTCTATCCGGCCTTCAAGACCGTGCCTAACGCTTTAAAAGCCATATTGGAATCCGGCCGGACCAGGATAGACGGGTTCCTCTGTCCGGGGCATGTTTCGGCCATCATTGGCAGCCGGCCGTATCAATTCATTCCGGCGGAATATCAGATCCCCTGCGTCATCGCCGGGTTCGAGCCACTGGACATACTGGAGTCAATAGTAATGCTGCTGGAACAGCTCCGAAGCCATAAAAAGGACGGGCTGGCTTTCAGCGTGCAGACCGAGTACCGGCGGGGCGTGCCGGATGCCGGCAACCCCCACGCCCTGGCAATACTGGACAAAGTGATGCAGCCCTGCACCGCCGAATGGCGGGCCATCGGCAGCATCCCGGAGACCGGGCTTTGCTTCCGGGAAGAATACGTTTCTTTCGACGCTGCAAAACGATTTAAGATCGAAGTCCCGCCGGCCATAGAGCCCCAGGGCTGCATCTGCGGCCAGGTGATGATGGGACTTCATCAGCCTGATGAATGCCCGATGTTCGGGAATAAATGCACACCGGAAAGCCCGGTGGGACCGTGCATGGTGTCATCAGAAGGGGCCTGCGCAGCGTGGTACAAATACGGGGCGGGGACTGAAAAACAAAATATTAAAAATCAAAAATAAAAAACCATTGGGTGTTACCGATAAAATACTTTTAGCCCACGGCTCCGGCGGGCGTCTTTCCCACGAGTTGATTGAAAAGGTATTCAAGACTCGTTTTTCAAACGCTCTGCTCAACCAGGGGGATGATGCGGCTGAATGCAAATTGCAGACTGCAAACTGCAAAATTGCTTTTACCACGG
This region includes:
- a CDS encoding carbamoyltransferase HypF, which gives rise to FCLASGNKAYLSQYIGEMDNLATLEFFKEAVEKYQKWFRIKPEVIVHDLHPDYLTTRWAKEQTGVALNTVQHHQAHILSTLADNGKMVPAIGVAFDGTGYGGDGNIWGGEFFLFDGKTMDRAGHLEYLPLPGGETSIKKPYRIAAAYGKYLLNELPAPVFPKQYQPELELISKQLDSKFNLAWTSSLGRLFDAVSALLGVCPAITFEAQAAIALENCVDPGTTGRYDHQIIQSDGQSIVRLKEMWRQLNDDVKKGVAPGVCSAKFHNTIVDFTLAMCDNLKLRSGIKTVALSGGVFQNRTLLDRVRQGLLQKDYQVLIHKQVPSNDGGIALGQLVSSILGK
- a CDS encoding HypC/HybG/HupF family hydrogenase formation chaperone → MCLAIPAKIETIEGNKAEVDIRGLKRSIGLHMMPDAKVGEFVLIHAGFAIQRIDPKEAEETYRLLEETGITIT
- the hypD gene encoding hydrogenase formation protein HypD, coding for MIDLDKFRDPVVAAKLVKRIEGLCDGPYSFMEVCGSHTMAISQFGIRGLIPKSIKLLSGPGCPVCVTSLTDIDKTIAIAGLKEVIFTTFGDMVRVPGSHSSLREAKSQGADVRILYSPLDALQIAAENPQKQVVFAGVGFETTSPTIIATVLEAKEKGIGNFSVYPAFKTVPNALKAILESGRTRIDGFLCPGHVSAIIGSRPYQFIPAEYQIPCVIAGFEPLDILESIVMLLEQLRSHKKDGLAFSVQTEYRRGVPDAGNPHALAILDKVMQPCTAEWRAIGSIPETGLCFREEYVSFDAAKRFKIEVPPAIEPQGCICGQVMMGLHQPDECPMFGNKCTPESPVGPCMVSSEGACAAWYKYGAGTEKQNIKNQK